In Silene latifolia isolate original U9 population chromosome 3, ASM4854445v1, whole genome shotgun sequence, a single window of DNA contains:
- the LOC141646449 gene encoding dehydrin DHN1-like — MADMRDVYGNPVRQTDEFGNPVRHTGGTMGSYDTGEVVYSVDPVTGGTIQYREPRTGTGTGFGGGSYDTGSGMGGGVDQPPMQNQYGGVTVPTSTGTQLRRSGSSSSSSSEDDGLGGRRKKKGLKEKIKEKLPGGHKQEEYSTGTTGYGATTTTTGYDAQHGRFAGTEQHEKKGIMDKIKDKLPGSHH, encoded by the exons ATGGCAGATATGAGGGATGTGTACGGAAACCCGGTTCGCCAAACCGATGAGTTTGGCAACCCGGTTCGTCATACTGGCGGTACCATGGGATCGTACGATACCGGAGAAGTTGTATACAGTGTGGATCCGGTTACTGGTGGTACAATCCAGTATAGGGAGCCCCGAACCGGAACTGGAACCGGCTTTGGTGGGGGTAGTTACGATACCGGTTCAGGCATGGGTGGTGGAGTTGATCAGCCACCTATGCAGAATCAGTATGGTGGTGTTACTGTGCCTACTTCTACCGGTACTCAGTTGCGCCGCTCTGGAAGCTCTAGCTCTAGCTCT TCGGAAGATGATGGACTAGGAGGGAGGAGGAAGAAAAAGGGACTGAAGGAGAAGATAAAGGAAAAGCTACCAGGAGGGCACAAACAAGAGGAGTATAGCACCGGTACTACTGGCTACGGTGCCACCACTACTACTACAGGATATGATGCACAACATGGCCGCTTTGCCGGAACTGAGCAACATGAGAAGAAAGGAATCATGGACAAAATTAAGGATAAGCTTCCCGGCAGTCATCATTAA
- the LOC141648415 gene encoding cysteine proteinase mucunain-like translates to MASKFKPSTFSLLFPLLLISLSLSSAMDMNIINYDITHNINTNTIPQRSNDDVLAIYEKWLVHHGKNYNALGEKEKRFEIFKDNLKFIDEHNSGSESKSYELGLNKFADLTNEEFRAKYFGAKRKNLGGVVEKKNLKSSRYLVKEGEEDELPVNVDWREKGAVAHVKDQGQCGSCWAFSAIAAVEGINQIVTGDMISLSEQELIDCDTSYNSGCDGGLMDYAFQFIINNGGIDTDKDYPYKANDGVCDQFRKNAKVVTIDGFEDVPENDEKALKKALAHQPVSVAIDAGGRDFQLYKSGVYTANCGTDLDHGVVAVGYGTTEDGKDYWIVRNSWGADWGEAGYIRLERNIASKSGKCGIAIEASYPVKTSENPPNPGPSPPSPPPAPEVTCDAYSTCPSGTTCCCVYEYGPYCYMWGCCPLESASCCDDHSSCCPHDYPICNTRQGTCSKSKNNPFTVKALKRTPAKLHSKFGIA, encoded by the exons ATGGCGTCCAAATTCAAACCCTCAACTTTCTCTCTCCTTTTCCCTCTCCTCCTCATCTCCCTTTCTCTCTCTTCCGCCATGGATATGAACATCATAAACTACGACATAACACACAACATAAACACCAACACCATCCCACAACGATCAAACGACGACGTTTTGGCGATCTACGAGAAATGGCTTGTTCATCACGGCAAAAACTACAATGCCTTGGGAGAGAAGGAAAAAAGGTTTGAAATATTTAAGGataatttaaagtttattgatgaACATAATAGCGGTTCGGAGTCGAAATCGTATGAATTAGGTTTAAATAAGTTTGCGGATTTGACGAACGAGGAGTTTCGCGCCAAGTACTTCGGCGCGAAGCGGAAAAACCTTGGAGGAGTTGTGGAGAAGAAGAATCTTAAGAGTAGTCGGTATTTGGTTAAGGAAGGGGAAGAAGATGAGTTGCCGGTCAACGTTGACTGGAGAGAGAAAGGTGCTGTTGCTCATGTTAAGGACCAAGGGCAGTGTG GGAGTTGTTGGGCGTTTTCTGCTATCGCTGCTGTTGAAGGAATCAACCAGATTGTCACTGGTGACATGATCTCATTGTCTGAGCAAGAGCTTATTGATTGTGACACTTCTTACAACTCTGGATGCGATGGTGGTCTTATGGACTACGCCTTCCAATTCATCATCAACAATGGTGGCATTGACACTGACAAGGACTATCCTTACAAGGCCAATGATGGTGTTTGCGACCAGTTCAGG AAGAATGCTAAGGTTGTTACGATTGATGGTTTTGAAGATGTTCCAGAAAATGACGAGAAAGCATTGAAGAAGGCACTTGCTCACCAGCCTGTAAGCGTTGCCATTGATGCTGGTGGCAGGGACTTCCAACTCTACAAATCT GGTGTTTACACTGCAAACTGTGGTACAGATCTTGACCATGGTGTCGTTGCTGTTGGTTATGGTACCACTGAAGATGGGAAGGACTACTGGATTGTAAGGAACTCATGGGGTGCTGATTGGGGAGAAGCTGGGTACATACGATTGGAGAGAAACATAGCCTCTAAATCCGGCAAATGTGGTATTGCTATTGAAGCATCATACCCAGTCAAGACTAGCGAGAACCCACCTAACCCAGGCCCCTCTCCTCCATCTCCCCCACCTGCACCCGAGGTGACCTGTGACGCTTACTCCACATGCCCTAGTGGGACCACCTGCTGCTGTGTCTATGAGTATGGTCCTTACTGCTATATGTGGGGTTGCTGCCCACTCGAGTCTGCTTCTTGCTGTGATGACCATTCCAGCTGCTGCCCCCATGACTACCCGATCTGTAACACCAGGCAAGGCACCTGCAGCAAG AGCAAGAACAACCCGTTTACTGTTAAGGCATTGAAGCGAACTCCAGCAAAGCTTCACTCAAAGTTTGGCATCGCATAA
- the LOC141648414 gene encoding phosphatidylinositol 3,4,5-trisphosphate 3-phosphatase and protein-tyrosine-phosphatase PTEN2A-like produces MDTESRDLHTAPSAGASDVLPTPPTDAGLSSTSSEASSKQSFGGLSSWAKNLKIPQPSAGGQEDSPGGNSGQSAFSRFTSSLSMRLSPKDPTPEQAADQEPSQSNIFGTITRGLVDSSKSAVRAVSVKARHVVSQNKRRYQADGYDLDLTYITENILAMGFPAGDMSSGFFGYVEGFYRNHMEEVISFLESHHKGKYKVYNLCSERLYDASLFEGKVASFPFDDHNCPPIHLITLFCQSAYAWLKEDIENVVIVHCKAGMARTGLMISSLLLYLKFFPTAEESIDYYNRKRCIDAKALVLPSQIRYVKYFERVLTYFNGENQPGRRCMLRGFRLHRCPFWIRPHITVSDHNGVLFTTKKHLRTKDLTPEDFWFSAPKKGILVFALPGEPGLTELAGDFKVHFHDRQGDFYFWLNTTMVENRKIFNTSDMDGFDKRKLPSPGFQVEIVLVDYDGTPVSPQPVSEAERPNDNPIANPSVNEASSGPSPNKESESQAQSERDRDDVFSDDDESGSSKSRKAQADKSTVPPPKTNTTSASKVEVLTHEMGKTSVSNENSKNDSKVESAAGSRPGPQEPGAEGGSDFKAMAADASVFTFGDDEDYESE; encoded by the exons ATGGATACGGAGTCACGGGATCTACACACTGCACCGTCTGCTGGAGCTTCAGATGTACTGCCCACACCGCCAACTGATGCCGGGTTAAGTAGCACATCAAGCGAGGCATCTTCTAAGCAGTCATTTGGGGGACTGTCATCGTGGGCAAAGAACTTGAAAATTCCACAGCCATCGGCAGGAGGACAAGAGGATTCGCCAGGTGGGAACTCTGGACAATCTGCATTTTCGAGATTTACGAGTAGTTTATCGATGAGATTGTCTCCTAAAGACCCAACACCTGAACAAGCTGCTGACCAGGAGCCTTCTCAGTCAAATATATTTGGAACCATTACAAGAGGATTGGTCGATTCGTCTAAAAGTGCTGTGAGGGCAGTGTCGGTGAAGGCTAGGCATGTTGTGTCTCAGAACAAACGAAGATATCAG GCAGATGGATACGATTTAGATTTGACATACATAACTGAGAACATACTTGCAATGGGGTTCCCTGCTGGGGATATGAGTTCAGGATTTTTCGGATATGTAGAG GGTTTCTACCGTAACCACATGGAGGAGGTCATTAGCTTCTTAGAAAGTCACCATAAG GGCAAGTATAAAGTATACAATCTTTGCTCGGAAAGATTGTATGATGCCTCACTTTTTGAAGGAAAG GTTGCGAGTTTCCCATTTGATGACCACAATTGCCCCCCTATTCACCTTATTACACTGTTTTGTCAAAGTGCGTATGCATGGCTGAAGGAGGATATTGAAAATGTTGTGATTGTCCATTGTAAAGCTGGAATGGCTCGGACAGGTTTAATGATTTCCAGTCTTCTGTTATACTTGAAG TTTTTTCCAACTGCTGAGGAGTCCATTGACTACTACAATAGAAAAAGATGTATTGATGCAAAGGCTCTTGTTCTTCCAAGTCAGATT AGATATGTAAAGTACTTTGAACGAGTTTTAACATATTTTAATGGAGAGAACCAACCTGGGCGTAG GTGCATGCTTAGAGGATTTCGACTTCACAGATGTCCTTTTTGGATCAGGCCTCACATAACTGTGTCAGATCACAATG GCGTTCTGTTCACTACTAAAAAACATCTCAGAACCAAGGACCTGACA CCTGAAGATTTCTGGTTTAGTGCACCGAAGAAAGGGATATTAGTCTTTGCGCTGCCAGGAGAGCCTGGACTCACAGAGCTCGCTGGAGACTTCAAGGTCCATTTTCATGACCGCCAAGGGGACTTTTACTT TTGGCTAAACACGACAATGGTGGAAAATCGGAAGATCTTCAACACTAGTGATATGGATGGTTTCGATAAG AGAAAGCTACCTTCCCCTGGATTCCAAGTAGAGATCGTCCTTGTTGACTATGACGGGACCCCTGTATCGCCACAGCCAGTATCCGAGGCAGAAAGGCCAAACGACAACCCTATTGCTAATCCTTCTGTAAATGAGGCCTCGTCTGGCCCAAGTCCTAACAAAGAATCCGAGAGTCAGGCCCAAAGTGAACGCGACAGAGATGATGTATTTTCAGATGATGATGAGTCAGGCTCGTCAAAAAGCAGAAAGGCTCAGGCCGATAAATCCACAGTCCCACCGCCTAAAACTAACACAACTTCAGCGTCCAAGGTTGAAGTCTTGACACATGAAATGGGAAAGACGTCAGTAAgtaacgaaaattcaaaaaacgaTTCGAAAGTCGAATCTGCAGCCGGGTCCAGGCCAGGACCCCAGGAACCCGGGGCAGAGGGAGGGAGTGATTTTAAAGCAATGGCCGCAGATGCTTCTGTTTTTACCTTTGGAGACGATGAAGATTACGAAAGTGAGTGA